A genomic stretch from Chitinophaga agri includes:
- a CDS encoding DUF3667 domain-containing protein: MPHESFAHLVKEFVADVVHYDSKALVTFKYLLTRPGHITKEYTAGKRVKFVHPIKLYIFSSFVFFFLYFVLTSKGDTDKLDDKTKVQLEINRKEARESFDSLPDSVKTGDLSTEDWFRRLYTFTTLEQYDSLQEALPEKYRDGIIQRRMASYYFKSANGITADDEKSKHAAEVQEELFHHNYPKMMFVLLPLFALYLRWMYDKKKWFYADHAVFSIHIHVFFFIFYLFCAALDRLFHTHVISDIGLLVIFAYLVVALKNTYGQSWGKSLLKGFLMTLTYLVTLLIVFIGFMVIMTVLNP; encoded by the coding sequence ATGCCCCATGAATCTTTCGCTCATCTCGTGAAGGAATTTGTGGCTGATGTGGTCCACTATGACTCCAAAGCACTGGTGACTTTCAAGTATTTACTAACCCGGCCGGGACATATTACGAAGGAATATACCGCCGGTAAAAGGGTGAAATTCGTACATCCTATCAAGCTGTACATTTTTTCTTCCTTCGTATTCTTCTTCCTGTATTTTGTATTAACCTCCAAAGGGGATACAGATAAGCTGGACGACAAAACCAAAGTTCAGCTGGAAATCAACCGCAAGGAGGCCCGGGAATCTTTTGACAGCCTGCCTGATTCTGTAAAAACAGGCGACCTTTCCACAGAAGACTGGTTCAGAAGACTTTATACCTTTACAACCCTGGAACAGTACGACTCCTTGCAGGAAGCATTGCCCGAAAAGTACAGGGATGGTATTATTCAACGTAGAATGGCGTCTTATTATTTTAAGTCAGCCAACGGAATCACTGCGGATGACGAGAAAAGTAAACATGCAGCGGAAGTACAGGAGGAATTGTTTCATCACAATTATCCGAAGATGATGTTTGTGCTGTTACCACTCTTCGCCCTCTATCTTAGATGGATGTACGATAAAAAGAAATGGTTTTATGCAGACCATGCCGTTTTTTCTATACATATTCATGTGTTCTTTTTTATTTTCTACCTGTTTTGTGCGGCGTTGGACAGGCTGTTCCATACACATGTTATCAGTGATATCGGACTGCTTGTTATCTTTGCATATCTGGTAGTAGCATTGAAAAATACATATGGTCAGTCATGGGGGAAATCATTGCTGAAAGGCTTCCTGATGACACTTACCTACCTGGTTACACTCCTGATCGTTTTTATCGGAT
- a CDS encoding DNA-formamidopyrimidine glycosylase family protein, with product MPEGPSIVILKEAVAPFKGKKVIDVAGYAKIDLERIRNKKIIDLKSWGKHFLICFKGFTVRIHLLMFGSYRINEQKDSNPALHLRFQQGELNFYTCAVKVIDGPLDEVYDWTADVMNEAWDPKSAMAKLKQAPDMLVADALLNQDIFSGSGNIIKNEVLFRIRVHPESKVGALPLKKKRELVREVVVYSFEFLRWKKEYRLKEHWEAHTKKSCPRCNIPFHKAYVGTTKRRTFFCTNCQILY from the coding sequence ATGCCAGAAGGTCCATCCATTGTTATACTGAAAGAGGCGGTGGCTCCTTTCAAAGGGAAAAAGGTCATTGATGTGGCTGGATACGCCAAGATAGATCTCGAACGAATCCGGAATAAAAAGATCATTGATCTCAAAAGCTGGGGAAAACATTTTCTTATCTGCTTCAAAGGATTTACGGTCAGGATCCACCTGCTGATGTTTGGCTCCTACAGGATCAATGAGCAGAAGGATAGTAATCCAGCCCTGCATCTCCGTTTTCAGCAGGGAGAGCTCAATTTTTATACCTGTGCGGTCAAAGTTATTGACGGTCCACTGGATGAAGTATATGACTGGACGGCAGATGTGATGAATGAAGCCTGGGACCCGAAATCGGCGATGGCTAAGTTAAAGCAGGCGCCTGATATGCTGGTAGCAGATGCTTTGCTGAACCAGGATATTTTTTCCGGTTCCGGGAATATCATCAAGAATGAGGTACTATTCCGTATCAGGGTGCATCCTGAAAGTAAGGTAGGAGCGCTGCCGTTGAAAAAGAAGCGGGAACTTGTGAGAGAGGTGGTTGTATACAGTTTTGAGTTCCTGCGCTGGAAGAAAGAATACAGGTTAAAGGAGCATTGGGAGGCGCACACTAAAAAGAGCTGTCCGCGTTGTAATATACCCTTTCATAAAGCTTATGTCGGCACAACGAAAAGACGTACTTTTTTCTGTACCAATTGCCAGATCTTATACTGA
- a CDS encoding DUF3037 domain-containing protein, which produces MQEKHLFEYAVIRVMPRVEREEFLNAGVILYCKQQRFLQALVTLNEERLRAFSPAIDIEEVRSYLNAFECICKGGKQAGPIGELDAASRFRWLTATRSTVVQAGKVHPGFCDDPLKALTRLHEQLVL; this is translated from the coding sequence ATGCAAGAAAAACACTTATTTGAGTACGCCGTTATCCGCGTTATGCCGAGAGTGGAAAGGGAAGAGTTTCTCAATGCCGGTGTCATTCTCTATTGCAAACAGCAGCGCTTCCTGCAGGCGCTTGTTACGCTCAATGAAGAACGCCTTCGCGCCTTCTCTCCAGCTATAGATATTGAAGAAGTAAGATCTTACCTCAATGCATTTGAATGCATCTGTAAAGGAGGCAAACAGGCAGGGCCTATCGGAGAACTGGATGCTGCTTCCCGTTTCCGCTGGCTGACAGCCACCCGCAGCACCGTTGTGCAGGCAGGTAAAGTGCATCCTGGTTTTTGTGATGATCCGCTGAAAGCACTTACCAGGCTGCACGAACAACTGGTTTTGTAA
- a CDS encoding HipA family kinase encodes MSIKQPELRTVNVTRYVTPLREGGSLPAIAEADDGFLYVLKFRGAGQGIKALIAELIGGEIARRVGIKVPEIVFASLDTAFGRTEPDEEIQDLLKASVGLNLALHYLSGAITYDPTVAVIDPLTASQIVWLDCLLTNVDRTPRNTNMLMWHRELWLIDHGASLYFHHSWQNWEDSAKRPFVQVKDHVLLPQASELEKVDLAFRQILTPEQIRAIVAVIPDEWLLTLSHHGTPEEIREVYAGFLITRLAHTGIFLNEAQNARKTLI; translated from the coding sequence ATGAGTATTAAACAACCCGAACTGAGAACCGTCAATGTGACCAGGTATGTGACGCCGCTGCGTGAAGGCGGTTCACTTCCGGCCATTGCAGAAGCAGATGATGGATTCCTGTACGTACTGAAATTTCGTGGCGCAGGGCAAGGCATTAAAGCCCTGATCGCTGAACTGATAGGAGGAGAGATTGCCCGCAGGGTAGGTATAAAAGTTCCTGAAATCGTTTTTGCCAGTCTGGATACCGCCTTTGGACGTACAGAACCGGATGAGGAGATACAGGACCTGCTGAAAGCAAGTGTTGGATTGAACCTGGCACTACATTACCTGTCAGGTGCGATCACTTATGATCCGACGGTCGCAGTGATCGATCCGCTGACAGCCTCTCAGATCGTATGGCTGGATTGCCTGCTGACCAACGTAGACCGTACACCGCGCAATACGAATATGCTCATGTGGCACAGAGAGCTTTGGCTGATAGACCATGGAGCATCCCTGTATTTTCACCACTCCTGGCAGAACTGGGAAGATAGTGCCAAACGCCCGTTTGTACAGGTGAAAGATCATGTATTATTGCCGCAGGCATCGGAACTGGAAAAAGTAGATCTTGCCTTCCGGCAAATACTGACACCGGAACAGATACGTGCAATCGTTGCCGTGATACCTGACGAATGGCTGCTGACCTTATCACATCATGGCACACCAGAAGAGATCAGAGAAGTATATGCAGGTTTTTTAATCACCCGGTTAGCACACACCGGAATATTCTTAAATGAAGCGCAAAATGCAAGAAAAACACTTATTTGA